The stretch of DNA AACGTATCTGCGTTCATTTCAGCAATGCTTTCTTTGTCCGTCAGCTTCAGAATATCTTGACTCTTATCTTGCAAGTTTTTTGGACCTTCAAATCCAAGTTCCGATAAAATAGACCCTGCAAATCCAGTCACATAAATCCGGGCATGGTCTGCTCTGAAATTCAAAACAGAAACATGTTGCGGCCACTGATCACCCATTTTCTCCTTAATCTTCACTTGGAAATCCGCTACCCGCTCGTTCCAGCTATCCATAATTTCATTCGCTTTTTCTTCTTGGCCTAACGCTTGCCCCATCAGTTCAACAGTTTCATCAAAGGCAAATACCGTTTCATGTGCTACGGTAGGCGCAATTGCCGATAATTGCTCATATACTTCCTCATGGCGAATCTTGGAGGCGATGATCAAATCCGGTTTCAATTTCGCGATTTCCTCTAAATTAGGCTGTGTTTCCTGCCCGACAATTTGAACCCCATCCAAATCCTCTTTCAAATAGTTGTAGACCGGCTGTTCTGCCCATGACTCTACAATTCCGACCGGTTTGACACCAAGCGCCACAGCCGCGTCATTTGCCCCTTGATACAAAGTCACTATCCGTTTAGGAGTCCCTTTTATCTCCGTCGTTCCCAAAGCATGCGTGATGGTACGGCTTTCTTCACTTGCTGAATCGGACGAAACCTTTTCCTCCCCGGCATTTCCTTTTTCTGCCTCTTTATTCCCGCAGCCGGCTGCAAAGACTGTAAGCACCGCAGCCATGACGAATAAAAATATCGACCTCTTCTGAATTACACTCGACAATAGACTCATTCTCTTCTCCCCTACACATTATTATTCTGTTCACCCTTAACGATAATGAAAATCATTATCAAATACGAGTTCCTAGTTAGGATTATAACCACGTCCCAATGGAAAATCCACTCTTTTTTTATTTCCAAATAAAAAATCCGGCGATCCTTACCAGTTGTGCTAGGCAAGGGGCCGGATCTTTCTATTCTAACGG from Bacillus sp. OxB-1 encodes:
- a CDS encoding ABC transporter substrate-binding protein, coding for MSLLSSVIQKRSIFLFVMAAVLTVFAAGCGNKEAEKGNAGEEKVSSDSASEESRTITHALGTTEIKGTPKRIVTLYQGANDAAVALGVKPVGIVESWAEQPVYNYLKEDLDGVQIVGQETQPNLEEIAKLKPDLIIASKIRHEEVYEQLSAIAPTVAHETVFAFDETVELMGQALGQEEKANEIMDSWNERVADFQVKIKEKMGDQWPQHVSVLNFRADHARIYVTGFAGSILSELGFEGPKNLQDKSQDILKLTDKESIAEMNADTFYIFMDSSDPAVVKNYEEWTNHPLWKNLDAVKANRVYEVDEIVWNLGGGILAANLMLDDIYDRFGLEK